The Acinetobacter sp. GSS19 genome includes a region encoding these proteins:
- a CDS encoding phosphatase PAP2 family protein: MSQTTRFFLTHSLLLIISLVLLLLYVPVGGTLDLAFIQPWMDQTGHFFARNDWYLAELNHTIVKDVIIAAYVSIFLLWLASFKMNRLAQRRWHYGYFFWLVILGTSLIGLLKSQSAHACPWNMTQSTLTGFAWNFNLENGHCFPGGHASTGFALITGYFVFRLLQPARAYFYLIAALILGFAMGWAQMMRGAHFLSHNLWTGWIIWTLNLAAYALFYRRFLLNPVGR; this comes from the coding sequence ATGTCGCAAACCACCCGATTTTTCCTGACGCATAGCCTATTGTTAATCATCAGCTTGGTGCTGTTGCTGCTGTATGTACCGGTGGGTGGTACACTGGACTTGGCCTTTATTCAGCCCTGGATGGATCAAACGGGACATTTCTTTGCGCGTAATGACTGGTATCTGGCTGAACTGAACCATACCATCGTCAAGGACGTGATTATTGCAGCCTATGTCAGTATTTTTCTGCTTTGGCTAGCTTCCTTTAAAATGAACCGGTTGGCACAACGTCGCTGGCACTATGGTTACTTTTTCTGGCTGGTCATTCTTGGCACCAGCCTAATCGGTTTACTTAAATCACAATCTGCACATGCCTGCCCATGGAATATGACCCAAAGTACTCTGACGGGTTTTGCCTGGAATTTTAATTTGGAAAATGGCCACTGTTTCCCTGGAGGGCATGCCAGTACCGGTTTTGCCCTCATCACCGGTTACTTTGTGTTTCGCCTGCTGCAACCTGCACGTGCCTATTTTTATCTCATCGCAGCCCTGATTTTAGGATTTGCCATGGGCTGGGCGCAAATGATGCGCGGTGCGCATTTCCTGAGTCATAATTTATGGACCGGCTGGATCATTTGGACCTTGAATTTAGCTGCCTATGCGCTGTTTTACCGACGTTTTCTTCTGAACCCAGTGGGTCGGTAA